One Flavobacterium sp. 90 DNA segment encodes these proteins:
- a CDS encoding four helix bundle protein, which produces MRHNFKNLKIWILAMNITNDIYKLTSTFPKFEIYSLTSQMNRCSVSMPSNIAEGSNRGTKHFQHYLNISLGSSFELQTQLLIACQNDYLSKEKTEEIENKIIEFQRMTTGFINKLDNNLSS; this is translated from the coding sequence ATGAGACATAATTTTAAGAATTTGAAAATTTGGATTTTAGCAATGAATATTACAAATGATATTTACAAACTAACCTCAACTTTTCCAAAATTCGAAATCTATAGCTTGACAAGTCAAATGAACAGATGTTCTGTTTCGATGCCTTCTAATATAGCTGAAGGCTCAAATAGAGGTACTAAACATTTTCAGCATTATCTGAATATTAGTCTAGGATCTTCATTTGAATTACAAACACAATTACTGATAGCTTGTCAGAACGACTATTTATCAAAAGAAAAAACAGAAGAAATAGAAAACAAAATAATTGAATTTCAAAGGATGACCACAGGTTTCATCAACAAGTTAGATAACAATCTTTCTTCTTGA